Proteins encoded by one window of Lepeophtheirus salmonis chromosome 3, UVic_Lsal_1.4, whole genome shotgun sequence:
- the LOC121114886 gene encoding neo-calmodulin: MSELKEAFELFDEDKNGEISKEELLGLFAKLGNELSPSTLESYFRIASKDNSVGINFEEFKTLWDCLTSPEEISSEIRDEFSRLDEDSDGFITTEEMMSVVNKFSHVLGDRKEIAEKCLKDIDINGDGKVSFPEFYICWKYKAAP, encoded by the coding sequence ATGTCAGAGCTGAAAGAAGCGTTTGAGTTATTTGATGAAGACAAGAATGGAGAGATTTCCAAAGAAGAACTCCTGGGATTATTTGCCAAATTAGGGAACGAGTTGTCTCCTTCAACACTGGAGTCTTACTTTCGAATAGCTTCAAAAGATAATTCAGTAGGtatcaattttgaagaatttaaaacCCTTTGGGATTGTCTCACGAGCCCAGAAGAGATAAGTTCAGAGATAAGAGATGAATTTTCAAGACTAGATGAGGATTCTGATGGTTTTATTACGACAGAGGAAATGATGAGTGTTGTGAATAAGTTTTCTCATGTCCTGGGGGATCGTAAGGAAATTGCGGAGAAATGTTTAAAGGATATTGACATCAATGGGGACGGTAAAGTGAGCTTCCCAGAGTTTTATATTTGCTGGAAGTACAAAGCAGCTCCTTAG
- the LOC121114885 gene encoding mitochondrial inner membrane protease ATP23 homolog, with protein MSSSTSTSQSILDVDLEEKSSTSTVSPSAPKIFPNVSSSQTDEFGDLYPERKGRVAPKASLLGLMEREFNNERVRCQYNVDQCLKNNSLVQNLISGIKSAGCSIDPVRHLSCDVCVNGRSIQHLGGYDDVNNQVFVCANNVKDEGLTGGVIFRNLFHLFDRCMNKYNFQDPKHLACTEIRKANLGHCTYYYYFFQSFGEYKLKNMHSMCVKNVAIDFLTKTKFLSPKDAAEAVDSVFDTCYSDLEPVGRRSSGRRQISLAYEERHGEKKLSRGNIKSFGQRLLYYSSYQVNELLGMSIYS; from the exons ATGTCCTCTTCAACCAGCACGTCTCAGAGTATCCTCGATGTAGACCTTGAGGAAAAGAGCAGTACCTCTACTGTGAGTCCAAGTGctccaaaaatatttccaaacgTATCTTCGAGCCAAACGGATGAATTCGGAGATCTTTATCCGGAACGAAAAGGTCGGGTAGCTCCAAAGGCCTCGCTCTTGGGGCTTATGGAAAGGGAATTTAATAATGAGAGAGTGAGATGTCAGTACAATGTGGATCAGTGCTTAAAGAACAATTCAttagttcaaaatttaattagtgGAATCAAATCTGCGGGTTGTTCCATTGATCCCGTTCGACATTTATCCTGCGATGTCTGTGTGAATGGTCGGAGCATTCAACACTTAGGTGGCTATGACGATGTCAATAACCAAGTCTTTGTCTGTGCTAATAATGTTAAGGATGAAGGATTGACGGGAGGGGTTATTTTTCGGAATTTGTTTCACTTGTTTGATAGAtgcatgaataaatataatttccaaGATCCCAAGCATCTTGCCTGTACAGAAATAAGGAAGGCCAATCTAGGCCACTGCACCTACTACTACTACTTTTTCCAGTCCTTTGGAGAGTACAAACTTAAAAACATGCATTCCATGTGTGTTAAAAACGTTGCAATTGATTTTCTAACCAAGACAAAATTTCTAAGTCCCAAAGACGCTGCTGAGGCCGTAGATAGTGTTTTTGATACGTGCTATTCGGATTTGGAGCCTGTGGGAAGGCGCTCAAGTGGTAGAAGACAAATAAGTCTTGCTTATGAAGAAAG acatggagaaaaaaagttgtcaagaGGCAATATCAAATCTTTTGGTCAACGACTCCTCTATTATTCATCTTATCAAGTCAATGAACTACTTGGGATGTCCATTTATTCCTAA
- the parvin gene encoding beta-parvin — protein MSLPRPNKKAAPSPSLSRKDYNGGSKNDVSGGEESSFWQKIGTLGRKKKVEEVREVAKEGKYAIDSPGMPKTGELPPEEYLLEENEERSMIDPRSYESPKLQELVRTLLDWINDELHVERIIVQDIEEDLYDGQVLQKLVEKLTGEKLEVPEVTQSEEGQRNKLHIVLSYANRVLGLVRGQQKWSVESVHTKNIVSILHLLVALARHFRAPIKLPENVKVDVVIVQKKNGQLNHRVISEELTSSYDDLGLRCERDAFDTLFDHAPDKLEVVKKSLVTFVNKHLNKLNLEANDLETQFQDGVYLCLLSGLLEGYFIPLHEYSLTPKTFEEKVKNVTLAFDLMQDDGLPRPKARPEDIVNGDLKSTLRVLYNLFTKYKHLS, from the exons ATGTCTCTTCCAAGACCAAATAAAAAGGCTGCACCCAGTCCTTCACTTTCCAGAAAGGATTATAATGGGGGTTCCAAG aATGATGTATCTGGAGGTGAAGAAAGCTCCTTTTGGCAAAAGATTGGTACATTGGGCAGAAAAAAGAAGGTCGAAGAAGTACGAGAAGTTGCAAAGGAAGGAAAATATGCCATTGACTCTCCTGGAATGCCCAAAACAGGAGAATTACCTCCTGAG GAATATCTTTTAGAAGAGAATGAGGAACGCTCCATGATTGATCCACGATCCTATGAAAGCCCAAAACTCCAAGAATTGGTAAGAACTCTTCTTGACTGGATCAATGATGAGCTTCATGTCGAAAGAATAATTGTTCAGGACATAGAAGAGGATCTGTATGATGGACAAGTATTACAAAAACTTGTAGAAAAACTCACAGGAGAGAAGCTCGAAGTTCCTGAAGTGACTCAGTCAGAAGAGGGGCAGAGAAACAAATTACATATCGTTTTAAGTTATGCGAATCGTGTATTGGGATTGGTTCGTGGTCAACAAAAATGGAGTGTTGAGTCTGTCCATACCAAGAACATAGTTTCTATCCTTCACCTCCTTGTTGCCCTTGCTAGACATTTCAGAGCTCCGATTAAATTGCCGGAAAATGTGAAAGTGGATGTAGTTATAGTgcagaaaaaaaatggtcaattaaATCATCGTGTTATTTCCGAAGAGTTGACTTCATCTTATGATGACCTTGGATTGAGATGCGAAAGAGATGCCTTCGATACCCTCTTCGATCATGCCCCAGACAAATTAGAA GTTGTCAAGAAGAGTTTAGTAACTTTCGTTAACAAGCATTTGAACAAACTAAATTTGGAAGCAAATGATTTGGAAACTCAATTTCAAGACGGAGTGTACTTATGTCTCCTCTCTGGATTATTAGAGGGGTATTTTATTCCCTTACATGAGTATAGTCTCACACCAAAG acttttgaagaaaaagttaaaaatgttacTTTGGCATTTGATTTGATGCAAGATGACGGATTGCCTCGACCTAAGGCAAGACCTGAAGATATAGTCAATGGAGATTTAAAGTCTACCTTAAGGGTTTTATACAATCTTTTCACTAAATATAAACATctcagttaa
- the fidipidine gene encoding coiled-coil domain-containing protein 93, which translates to MGMDEDYFLICEEIFSLLISAGYYRAQMKGLSSFDKIVGGMTWCLQMMISGDEEIKEEDILEDLLFSEDVSIGAQVQLTEKVVRVLIRFGCPHEIDPHQLITGEMDFPHILPVVRWLVERGIEARMKMMKMHRQIALRTFYDQYGHLYPPSLLQESKLSSQETYDIEEDREGSSDEEQDKLNPNCEDQIKRISLEIQKLEEKKSNLLIEIEKETSIHSEKSDLLESLRKVEENINSDNPDDNNKVAKLSLMIEKSENLKMKEKEFKKTCQRKLDEIISKNQSLLKEIYELEHSSTSEGTKAANQILNDLQDKLSSISMKLVVVERKIDDVPSKFELSQYHKRFVELEEIFESKEFESRKLNISYSTFKELKVFIKNQIVNLDHISDSTPLPNSLSINDFISQLEKLLEEVQTIKKTINDRMIIETDRKNRASKDLEELIDKYRVYTQLAKDLQKLVEKNED; encoded by the exons ATGGGAATGGATGAGGACTATTTCCTAATTTGTGAGGAAATATTCTCTTTGCTGATCAGTGCAGGCTACTACAGAGCACAGATGAAGGGACTAAGCTCCTTTGACAAAATTGTTGGAGGCATGACATGGTGTCTACAAATGATGATATCTGGGGATGAGGAAATTAAGGAGGAAGACATTCTTGAGGATTTACTCTTCTCTGAGGATGTGTCTATTGGGGCTCAAGTTCAACTCACTGAAAAAGTAGTTCGAGTCTTGATACGTTTTGGATGCCCTCATGAAATTGATCCGCATCAATTGATTACGGGAGAAATGGATTTTCCACATATTCTCCCTGTTGTTCGATGGCTTGTAGAAAGAGGGATTGAAGCAAGAATGAAAATGATGAAGATGCATCGCCAAATTGCATTGAGAACATTCTATGATCAATATGGACATTTATATCCACCTTCACTTCTTCAAgaaag caaattgaGTTCCCAAGAAACTTATGATATTGAAGAAGATAGGGAGGGATCTTCGGATGAAGAACAGGATAAATTAAATCCTAATTGTGAAGACCAAATTAAAAGGATCAGCTTAGAAATACAAAAACTGGAAGAGAAAAAGTCTAAtctattaatagaaattgaaaaagagaCCTCAATTCATTCTGAAAAGTCCGATCTACTTGAATCCCTTCGCAAAGTGGAAGAGAATATCAACTCAGATAATCCTGATGATAATAACAAAGTAGCTAAATTATctttaatgattgaaaaaagtgaaaatttaaaaatgaaggaaaaggaGTTTAAAAAGACATGTCAAAGGAAACTTGATGAAATTATATCCAAGAATCAGTCACTTCTTAAAGAAATTTATGAATTAGAGCATTCCTCTACTTCTGAAGGTACTAAGGCTGCCAATCAAATACTCAACGATCTTCAGGATAAACTATCCTCTATATCAATGAAATTGGTTGTCGTTGAGCGAAAAATAGATGATGTACCCAGCAAGTTTGAGCTTTCCCAATATCATAAGCGTTTTGTAGAACTAGAAGAAATATTCGAATCCAAAGAGTTTGAGAGTCGAAAGCTAAATATATCTTATAGTACTTTTAAAGAGCTAAAAGTTTTTATCAAGAATCAAATTGTCAATTTAGACCATATCTCTGACTCCACACCTTTACCAAATAGTTTATCCATTAATGATTTCATTAGCCAATTGGAGAAACTTTTGGAAGAGGTCCAAACAATTAAGAAGACTATCAATGATCGAATGATCATTGAGACTGATAGAAAAAATAGAGCTTCTAAGGATCTGGAAGAGCTTATAGATAAGTATAGAGTCTATACACAGTTAGCTAAAGACTTACAAAAGCTTGTTGAGAAAAATGAGGACTGA